In Arachis hypogaea cultivar Tifrunner chromosome 17, arahy.Tifrunner.gnm2.J5K5, whole genome shotgun sequence, a single window of DNA contains:
- the LOC112764425 gene encoding uncharacterized protein, whose translation MCPLRVILIFLSATLAGFFLLRNIRSQPPQLDNHDDDDDDDSTQNSHSSNSSSSKIGSAINSGFWTLVDMASGRYLWRHRHLVSSTQSS comes from the exons ATGTGTCCTTTGAGGGTGATTCTGATATTCTTATCCGCCACTCTTGCCGGCTTCTTCCTCCTCAGAAACATTAGATCTCAGCCTCCACAATTGGAcaatcatgatgatgatgatgatgatgattccaCACAAAATTCACACTCttctaactcttcttcttccaag ATTGGAAGTGCTATAAATTCAGGGTTCTGGACTTTGGTTGACATGGCTAGTGGCCGTTACCTTTGGAGGCACAGGCACTTGGTCTCTTCAACTCAATCCTCCTGA
- the LOC112764424 gene encoding CBL-interacting serine/threonine-protein kinase 10, which translates to MDSTTNTLLQRYELGRLLGQGTFGKVYYARSAITNQSVAIKVIDKDKVVRTGQCERIKREVTIMRLVRHPYIIQLLEIMATKSKIYFVMEYAKGGELFDLVAKGKLKEEVAYKYFRQLVNAVDFCHSRGVYHRDIKPENLLLDENENLKVSDFGLSALAESKRKDGLLHTTCGTPSYVAPEVIRRKGYDGIKADIWSCGVVLFVLLAGYLPFHDSNLIEMYRKISKGEFICPSWFPNNVRRLLCKMLDPDPENRATIAKIRESSWFRKGPNARQKKLEVENKSITNCADQNNEGDNAVAESNQEPAATSINAFDIISLSSGFNLNGFFEDSFQKREARFTSRQPAPVIISRLEEIAKRLKMKIKKKAAGLLKLEGLKEGRKGNLSLDAEIFEVTPYFHLVEVKKSNGDTMEYQEIMDKDIRPALKDIVWVWQGENQQEQSQQSAQLKHENEEQ; encoded by the coding sequence ATGGATAGCACTACAAATACCTTGTTGCAAAGATATGAATTGGGAAGGCTACTAGGCCAAGGAACCTTTGGCAAGGTTTACTATGCAAGGAGCGCGATTACTAACCAGAGTGTGGCCATCAAAGTAATTGACAAAGATAAAGTTGTTAGAACCGGGCAATGCGAGCGGATTAAGAGGGAAGTAACTATTATGAGGTTGGTTCGTCATCCGTATATAATTCAGCTTCTTGAGATCATGGCCACCAAGAGCAAGATTTACTTTGTTATGGAGTATGCGAAAGGTGGCGAGCTTTTTGACCTTGTGGCCAAAGGAAAGCTCAAAGAAGAAGTTGCTTACAAGTATTTTAGGCAGCTAGTGAATGCAGTCGATTTTTGTCACAGTCGAGGTGTATACCATAGAGATATAAAGCCGGAGAATCTTCTGTTGGATGAGAATGAGAATCTTAAGGTGTCGGATTTTGGGTTGAGTGCGTTGGCCGAATCGAAAAGGAAGGACGGATTGCTGCATACAACTTGTGGAACTCCTTCCTATGTTGCCCCTGAAGTCATTAGAAGGAAAGGTTATGATGGTATAAAAGCTGATATTTGGTCTTGTGGAGTAGTTCTCTTTGTCCTGTTGGCAGGGTATCTCCCTTTTCATGATTCAAATTTGATCGAGATGTACAGAAAGATAAGCAAAGGCGAATTCATTTGTCCGAGTTGGTTCCCGAACAATGTCCGGCGGCTATTGTGCAAGATGTTGGATCCAGATCCAGAAAATAGGGCTACCATAGCTAAGATCAGGGAGTCATCTTGGTTTAGGAAAGGGCCAAATGCTAGACAGAAAAAGCTTGAAGTCGAAAACAAGTCCATCACAAATTGTGCTGATCAAAACAATGAAGGTGATAATGCAGTGGCTGAATCAAATCAAGAGCCGGCTGCTACAAGTATAAACGCCTTTGATATCATAAGCCTGTCCTCTGGCTTCAACCTTAATGGATTCTTTGAAGACAGTTTCCAGAAAAGGGAAGCAAGGTTTACTTCCAGACAGCCGGCACCCGTCATCATATCGAGGTTGGAAGAAATTGCGAAGCGGCTAAAgatgaagataaagaagaaggCTGCTGGTTTGTTGAAATTAGAAGGACTCAAAGAAGGTAGGAAGGGGAATCTATCACTGGATGCGGAGATCTTTGAGGTTACTCCATATTTCCATTTGGTGGAAGTGAAAAAATCCAATGGGGACACAATGGAATATCAAGAAATTATGGATAAGGATATAAGGCCTGCCCTTAAGGACATTGTTTGGGTTTGGCAAGGTGAAAATCAACAAGAGCAATCACAACAGTCGGCACAACTGAAACATGAGAACGAAGAGCAGTAA